The Actinomycetota bacterium DNA window GAGAGAAGTAGAATACATAAAAGAAGAAAACTACTTTTTCAAGCTATCAAAATATCAGGACATCATACTGGAGCACATCAGAAAAAATCCTGACTTTATTCTTCCGGAAACCAGAAAAAATGAAGTTCTGGGACTGATAGAGCAGGGATTGAAAGACATCAGCTTTTCAAGGACTACTGTGAAATGGGGGATACCCCTTGGGTTTGATTCAAAGCATGTATGCTATGTATGGGTAGATGCTCTTACAAATTATCTTTCAGCACTCGGATACTCATTGGAAGACGATGCTCTTTATAAGAAATACTGGCCGGCAAATCAGCATCATATCGGAAAAGATATTCTTAAATTCCATACTCTTATATGGCCTGCAATGCTCCTTTCACTCGGTCTTCCTTTGCCAAGACAGGTGGCAATTCATGGATGGGTGATGCTTGGACAGGAAAAACTTTCAAAATCAAAAGGAATTATGCTTGACCCTGATGATTTGGCTGAGCGTTACGGGGTAGAGCCATTGAGATATTTTTTAATGAGGGAAATATCATTTGGGCTTGACGGTTCCTTTACTCATGAACTTTTTGTAAGAAGATTTAATTCCGATCTAAGCAATGACATCGGAAACCTTCTGTCAAGGTCAATGGTAATGATTGAAAAATACTGTAATGGTATTGTTCCTGAAAATAAAAATATAAATAAAGTGTTTAAGGAAAAATGGGAAGAGGTCAGAAATTATTGTCTGGAATGTGCAAGAGAAGTAAGATTCAATGATTATCTTTCAAAAATATCTGAATTTGTGAATATGGCAAACAAATATATTGAAGACAACCAGCCCTGGAATCTTGCAAAAAGCACAGATAGCCGGGATAGAGACAAACTAAACATCATGCTTTATACGCTCATAGAATCAATAAGACTATCTTCCCTGATGTTATCGCCTGTTATGCCGCTTGCAAGCAGGAAAATCCTTGAACAGATAGGCATAGAATTAAAGGATGATGAGTTTAATCTCAGCAGAATGGGAGACTGGGGCAGTTATAAGGGACAGACGAAATTAAAAGAAAGAGAAATACTGTTCCCAAGAATAAAGGAAGAGTAGCCAGTATTTGCAGGAGAACAATAAACAAAGTGTATTTTTATGTAATCGCAAATATCCAAACTATATTTTTAATACGGAATAAAAAATATGCCAGACAACAATTTAAGAAAACCGGATAAGAAAAATTTTTTAATAGATACGCATGCCCATCTTGATATGATTAGAAAAAAAACACCGGAAGAAGTTATTGATGAAGCCCGGGCTTCAAATGTAAGATACATAATTAATACTGGTTCAGATATTGAAGGAAGCATAAAATCATCAGAATTTGCAGAAAAATACAATAATGTTTTTGCAACAGTGGGGGTGCATCCGCACCATGCCGATACCTTTTCTGCAAAAGAAATTTCATTTATGGAAAACCTTATCAGAGAAAATAAAAAGATAGTTGCAGTAGGAGAAACAGGTTTTGATTATTTTGAAAATCAGGTTCCGCAGGCTGATCAGGAAAAAGCTTTTATCATGCAGATTGAACTGGCAGTAAGAAACAATTTGCCGGTTGTAATTCATGACAGAGATGCGCATAAAGATACTTTGAGAGTTATTAAAAAATATTCGGATGAAAAAAAATTCAGGGCAGTCCTTCATTGTTTTTCGGGAGATATGGATTTTGCGCTTAAGTGCATTGAGTCCGGATTATACATATCTTTTACAGGAGTACTGACTTTCCCAAATGCAAAGGCTGTAAAAGATGCTGCCAGGACAATCCCTGTTGAAAAGATATTTCTTGAAACTGATACGCCTTTTCTGGCACCGCAACCAAGGCGCGGGCAGGAAAACTATCCGTCCAATGTTGTTTTTATTGCTCAGGAGCTTGCTGCTCTTAAAGGCATGGAGTTTGATGAAGTCACAGCTGCCACAACTGAAAATGCAAAGACTTTCTTCGGGCTGGATATCTGAATTTTTCTAAAATTATTTAAAAACCTGTTTTTTTATCAAACATTGCTATGACAGAAAAACCTATAAATCCGACTTATATAAGCGCTCCTTCCCGAACGATAGAAATACTAAAACATTTCGGTATAACTTTAAGAAAAACCTATGGGCAGAATTTCCTTATAGATACGAATGTGTTAAAAAAAATAGCTAATTTTGCCGATATAGACAATAAAGATATTATACTTGAAATAGGAAGCGGAATAGGCAGTCTTACTGAAATAATCTGTCAGCGCGCAAAAAAAATAATTGCTATTGAAATCGATACTTCTCTTTCAGGAATATTTAAACAGATTTTTGAGGAATATATAAACAAAAAAATATTTCTCATAAAAAATGATGCAATGAAATTAAACTATTCCAAGCTTGCAGACAGCTACGGGATTAATAAATGTGTTTCAAATCTTCCTTATAAAATTGCAGCCCCCGTTCTTTTAAAGATATTAAGCGAAACACAGAAAATAACGGATTTTTATGTAACAATTCAAAAAGATATTGCTGAAAGAATCCTGGCAATACCCGGAGATAAAAACTACAATGCATTTTCCGTTAAACTTAATTTTTATTCCCACTTTATAAAGAGCTTCAGCATTTCAAGAAGCTGCTTTTATCCCAAACCGTATGTTGATTCTGTGACTGTCCATATCAGAAGAAATGAAAGGTTTCTGCCAAATTCAATACTTTATAAATTAAGTCCTTTGATTATAAGTGATGTTTTGAAGAATTATGAACTGCAGATTTCTTTTACGCAGGATTTTTTCCATTTTATTGAAGACTGTTTTTATCACAGAAGAAAGAAGCTGATCAATTCTTTAAATCTGAGGCACTCGTTTTATAAGGATAGTGAAAAGAAAATAATCACTATGCTGGAGAAATATGGTTTCTCAAAAGATACACGTCCGGAGGAAATCAGCCTGGAGATATTTCTGCTATTGTTTCTGAGCATAAAAGGTGAATACAGTTACTTTCTAAAAAACGAGAGTATTTGAATTTTAAAAAAAACTGGTATAGAATTTACTAGCTCGTTTTTTTAAAATATTAGTATTTTAAAAACTAATCATCTTTGGGGAGTCGCCAAGCGGTAAGGCAACGGGTTTTGGTCCCGTCATTGCGAAGGTTCGAATCCTTCCTCCCCAGCCAACCTGTGTGACGTATAATTTAGTGCTTTTAGAATTCGAGATTATAGACTCTTCAGCAATTTGTTAGTCTTTTATTTTGTAATTCCCAGATATTTCTTAATATGATTAGCCAAATCATTATCAATTTCCAAATGTCTTGGAATAGGTTACTTTTGGCCGGTCTTAGGATTGATATAAATATCGTGTCTTGATCCGGACCTGTAGAATATGCACCCCTCTTTTTTTATTTGCTTTAGAAGTTCACTTCGTTTCATACAGAGATTTCTTTTAGCTGATAATCTGAGGGAACATCATCCATTAGCATTAATTTATAAGCATCTTTAAGATTCTCTTCAAGTTCTTCAACGGTTTCACCCTGACTCATAATTTCAGGATGTTCAAGAATTTTACCTAACCAGAATTTTTTACCTTTCCAGTAAACCATTTTAATTTTTGCATACACTATTATCACCAGATATTTAAAATGTGATTATTTATAATTTAAAACTATTGATATTATACCATAATAAAGCCTTGTTAAAAATCAATCTTTATGGTTGGAAAGGGTATTAATTTTATTAAATAGTGATTTGGATTGTAGGCAAATAATTATATTAAAAACTCAATTTTGGTATAAAAATATCCTCACTAAAGCCTGCAATTTAGTTCTAACTCTGACCACAATGCCCAGCCGGAGAATACAAATTTGAGCCGGTTTGTTTTTAAATCTTCAATAAATCCAAAAAATTTTCTAATGGATAAAATATCACTTGTGATTATATTAATTAATAATAAAATATATAATTGAACTATAGAATACTCTAGAATGCTATAATTATTAATGTAATATTAATTCTAA harbors:
- a CDS encoding type II toxin-antitoxin system HicB family antitoxin, which translates into the protein MYAKIKMVYWKGKKFWLGKILEHPEIMSQGETVEELEENLKDAYKLMLMDDVPSDYQLKEISV
- a CDS encoding TatD family hydrolase codes for the protein MPDNNLRKPDKKNFLIDTHAHLDMIRKKTPEEVIDEARASNVRYIINTGSDIEGSIKSSEFAEKYNNVFATVGVHPHHADTFSAKEISFMENLIRENKKIVAVGETGFDYFENQVPQADQEKAFIMQIELAVRNNLPVVIHDRDAHKDTLRVIKKYSDEKKFRAVLHCFSGDMDFALKCIESGLYISFTGVLTFPNAKAVKDAARTIPVEKIFLETDTPFLAPQPRRGQENYPSNVVFIAQELAALKGMEFDEVTAATTENAKTFFGLDI
- the metG gene encoding methionine--tRNA ligase, with the protein product MESKKEKFYITTAIPYMNSKLHIGFFYEAILADVCARFNRLLGKDVFFLTGSDEHGQKIEKSAQANNMTPKQYTDIMVDDMKRLLELFEISNDSYIRTSDEKHKKVVQNILLKLKENGDLYKGHYEGWYCVPDEAFFTDSQITDGKCPECGREVEYIKEENYFFKLSKYQDIILEHIRKNPDFILPETRKNEVLGLIEQGLKDISFSRTTVKWGIPLGFDSKHVCYVWVDALTNYLSALGYSLEDDALYKKYWPANQHHIGKDILKFHTLIWPAMLLSLGLPLPRQVAIHGWVMLGQEKLSKSKGIMLDPDDLAERYGVEPLRYFLMREISFGLDGSFTHELFVRRFNSDLSNDIGNLLSRSMVMIEKYCNGIVPENKNINKVFKEKWEEVRNYCLECAREVRFNDYLSKISEFVNMANKYIEDNQPWNLAKSTDSRDRDKLNIMLYTLIESIRLSSLMLSPVMPLASRKILEQIGIELKDDEFNLSRMGDWGSYKGQTKLKEREILFPRIKEE
- the rsmA gene encoding ribosomal RNA small subunit methyltransferase A, producing MTEKPINPTYISAPSRTIEILKHFGITLRKTYGQNFLIDTNVLKKIANFADIDNKDIILEIGSGIGSLTEIICQRAKKIIAIEIDTSLSGIFKQIFEEYINKKIFLIKNDAMKLNYSKLADSYGINKCVSNLPYKIAAPVLLKILSETQKITDFYVTIQKDIAERILAIPGDKNYNAFSVKLNFYSHFIKSFSISRSCFYPKPYVDSVTVHIRRNERFLPNSILYKLSPLIISDVLKNYELQISFTQDFFHFIEDCFYHRRKKLINSLNLRHSFYKDSEKKIITMLEKYGFSKDTRPEEISLEIFLLLFLSIKGEYSYFLKNESI